From the Tistrella bauzanensis genome, the window AGAAGTCGAACGAGATCGTGGCCATTCCCAAGCTGTTGGACCTGCTGGCGATCGAAGGGGCCATCGTGACCATCGACGCCATGGGATGCCAGCGCGATATTGCGGCGAGGATCACCGACAAGAAGGCCGATTACGTGTTGGCCCTCAAAGGCAATCAAGGATCGCTGCGCGAGGACGTCGCCCTGTTCGTCGCCGAACAGCAGGCCAAGGGCTTCCAGGATACGACCATCAGCCAGAACGAGACCGTCGACGGCGATCATGGCCGGATCGAAACCCGCAAAACCACGGTCATCCATGATGTCGCCTGGCTCCGGGCCAGACATGACTGGCCCGGCCTTAAAAGCGTCGTCGTCGTGGAAAGCACGCGACGGGTCGGCGACAAAATCGAAAGCGAAACCCGGCTCTACATCACATCATTGGCGCTCATCGCCGCTTTCGTCGGGCCGATCATCAGAAGCCATTGGGCCATCGAGAATAGTCTCCACTGGGTCATGGACATGGTCTTTCGCGATGACGAATGCCGGGTGCGTACCCAAAACGCACC encodes:
- a CDS encoding ISAs1 family transposase, which translates into the protein KSNEIVAIPKLLDLLAIEGAIVTIDAMGCQRDIAARITDKKADYVLALKGNQGSLREDVALFVAEQQAKGFQDTTISQNETVDGDHGRIETRKTTVIHDVAWLRARHDWPGLKSVVVVESTRRVGDKIESETRLYITSLALIAAFVGPIIRSHWAIENSLHWVMDMVFRDDECRVRTQNAPANFTTLKHMAHNLLRQAPGKDSLRLRRKVAAWDDDFLASIIAA